Proteins encoded by one window of Winogradskyella sp. PG-2:
- a CDS encoding head GIN domain-containing protein — MSTLTRIIITSIISILMLSCNFSMNFGEGVDGNRNVVTEDRNISNDFITIKVGQGLDLYITQSNAVSLSVEADENLHGLIITEVENGELRIYTNENIRRAASKKIMLNISDISAIKATSGGSVYDTKGLVLNELELNSTSGANIRLDVKTEVLNCRSTSGSNIILNGTTKELTAQATSGSNIRASKLKAESSKVKATSGANISINTNKALTARATSGGSVRYSGNPENINKSDSSSGSIRAQ, encoded by the coding sequence ATGAGTACATTAACAAGAATTATTATCACCAGTATTATTAGCATATTAATGCTATCCTGCAATTTTTCAATGAATTTTGGAGAAGGTGTAGATGGAAACAGAAATGTTGTAACTGAAGACAGAAATATTTCTAATGACTTTATTACAATTAAAGTTGGCCAAGGATTAGATTTATATATTACACAATCTAATGCCGTTTCATTAAGTGTTGAGGCAGATGAAAACCTTCATGGCCTTATTATAACTGAAGTAGAAAATGGTGAATTACGCATATATACCAACGAAAACATAAGAAGAGCAGCTTCAAAAAAGATAATGCTAAACATTTCTGATATTTCCGCAATTAAAGCGACAAGTGGTGGAAGTGTGTATGACACTAAAGGTTTAGTATTAAATGAATTAGAACTTAACTCAACAAGTGGAGCTAATATTAGACTAGATGTTAAAACTGAAGTCTTAAACTGCCGCTCAACTAGTGGAAGCAACATTATATTAAACGGAACAACAAAAGAATTAACTGCTCAAGCCACAAGCGGAAGCAATATAAGAGCTTCAAAATTAAAAGCTGAAAGTTCTAAAGTAAAAGCAACTAGCGGTGCAAATATTTCAATTAATACTAATAAAGCCTTAACAGCTAGAGCTACTAGTGGAGGAAGTGTAAGATATTCTGGAAACCCAGAAAACATTAATAAATCGGATAGTTCCTCAGGTAGTATAAGAGCACAATAA
- a CDS encoding c-type cytochrome has protein sequence MNEVYKLIILGLLLVSCGSKENKKEATTYPEKTALNQTDPKLKESINLGKLVYDDMCITCHMVNGKGVPKAFPPIADSDYLRENQNDCIKGIKNGMAGEMVVNGVEYNSIMAPLGLTDDEVADVMNYINNSWGNKINNFVTVKKVSEL, from the coding sequence ATGAATGAAGTATATAAATTAATAATATTAGGGTTGCTCCTTGTGTCTTGTGGTTCAAAAGAAAATAAAAAAGAAGCAACTACTTATCCAGAAAAAACAGCATTAAATCAAACTGACCCAAAGTTAAAAGAGAGTATTAATCTTGGCAAATTGGTATATGATGATATGTGCATCACATGCCATATGGTCAATGGCAAAGGAGTACCTAAAGCATTTCCTCCTATCGCAGATTCTGATTATCTAAGAGAAAATCAAAATGATTGCATTAAAGGAATTAAAAATGGGATGGCTGGAGAAATGGTTGTAAACGGAGTTGAATACAATAGTATTATGGCACCTTTAGGGCTAACAGATGATGAAGTTGCAGATGTTATGAACTATATAAATAATAGTTGGGGAAACAAGATTAACAACTTTGTAACCGTTAAGAAAGTTTCCGAATTATAA
- a CDS encoding GIN domain-containing protein, which produces MKKILLILVLIMVVSPTIIAQEKIKGDRNVTIKQTYIDDFDTIVVDGDFSIEIVYNSKPSVNVEADDNLHDVIQFNVVDGILTFVETVGITSKKKLNITVNYGDALQNIEVKGDGEIRSLTSMEINNATLTTSGNSRAYLNIKTTNFLYKSSGKSKTRLNLTADSTKVELSDNSKLDALINSKVADFDLYTRSDAVIEGSANNSIIRLDNSTNFNSPKFDVKTTDVSLEDSSDLTMAVSENITLSASGNSEIYLYGSPAITITKFEDTAKLQKKKPK; this is translated from the coding sequence ATGAAAAAAATATTACTCATTCTAGTTTTAATAATGGTTGTATCACCAACTATTATAGCTCAAGAAAAAATTAAAGGAGATAGAAATGTCACCATCAAACAAACGTATATTGACGATTTTGACACTATAGTTGTTGATGGGGATTTTTCAATTGAAATCGTTTATAATAGTAAGCCATCTGTTAATGTTGAGGCTGATGATAATTTACACGATGTTATACAATTCAATGTTGTTGATGGTATACTCACTTTTGTAGAAACGGTAGGCATTACTTCAAAAAAGAAATTAAATATCACTGTAAATTATGGTGATGCACTACAAAACATTGAAGTTAAAGGTGATGGAGAAATTAGATCACTAACTTCTATGGAAATCAATAATGCCACATTAACTACATCAGGTAATTCAAGAGCATACCTAAATATAAAGACTACAAACTTTCTATACAAAAGCTCGGGAAAATCTAAAACAAGATTAAATCTTACAGCAGATTCTACTAAAGTTGAATTAAGTGATAATAGTAAACTAGATGCTTTAATCAACAGTAAGGTAGCAGACTTTGATCTTTATACACGTTCGGATGCTGTAATTGAAGGTTCTGCAAATAATTCTATAATTAGATTAGATAACTCTACAAACTTTAATAGTCCAAAATTTGACGTTAAAACAACTGATGTAAGTTTAGAAGATAGTAGTGATTTAACTATGGCTGTAAGTGAGAATATAACTCTATCAGCTTCGGGTAATAGTGAAATATACCTATATGGCAGTCCAGCAATTACTATCACTAAATTTGAAGATACTGCGAAACTTCAAAAAAAGAAGCCCAAATAG
- a CDS encoding DUF4442 domain-containing protein, protein MNISPSKLNTFLMFKLPAAYFTGVRTKHLDDTTCIVSVKHRWVNQNPFKSMFWAVQGMAAELTTGALVMKKTKESGKKVSMLVANNNASFTKKATGRITFTCKEGHKIDDAISKAIETGEGQTVWLNANGINKDGVEVSSFNFEWTLKVKG, encoded by the coding sequence ATGAATATATCACCTTCAAAGCTCAATACATTCTTAATGTTTAAGCTACCTGCAGCCTATTTTACAGGAGTGCGTACTAAACATTTAGATGATACAACTTGTATTGTTTCTGTTAAACATCGTTGGGTTAATCAAAACCCATTTAAGTCTATGTTTTGGGCAGTGCAAGGCATGGCTGCTGAGCTCACCACTGGAGCGTTGGTAATGAAAAAGACTAAAGAAAGTGGTAAGAAAGTATCTATGTTAGTGGCAAACAATAATGCGTCATTTACTAAGAAGGCTACAGGCAGGATAACATTTACTTGTAAAGAAGGTCATAAAATCGACGATGCTATTTCAAAGGCTATAGAAACAGGAGAAGGCCAAACGGTTTGGTTAAATGCTAATGGAATAAATAAAGATGGAGTAGAAGTCTCTTCTTTTAATTTTGAATGGACTCTTAAAGTTAAGGGGTAA
- a CDS encoding PQQ-dependent sugar dehydrogenase: MKIRLPILGLILISILTCAQDKNPINTKNSYEVIVSDLNIPWAFTFLPDGSMLINEKAGELIHFKNGKKISISGLPEIYVRGQGGLLDIILHPNYKDNGWIYFSYASSEGEGQGGNTAVARGKLDNNKLVNLEVLYKATPNTRRGQHFGSRLVFDKDGYLFFTIGERGNRDVNPQDFTRDCGKVYRLIDDGSIPNDNPFFNTPNAKKAIYSYGHRNPQGMILHPKTGDIWTHEHGPKGGDEINIIKSGKNYGWPIISYGVNYSGSKFTEITKKEGMEEPLHYWDPSIAPSGMAFINSDKYGDWNGNLLVGSLKFQYLDMCTLKNNKVIKEERLLDGSGRVRSVEQGPDGYIYVGIENLGIVKLLRK; this comes from the coding sequence ATGAAAATAAGACTTCCAATTTTAGGTTTAATTCTAATTTCAATACTTACATGTGCACAAGACAAGAATCCCATAAACACAAAAAACAGTTATGAAGTCATCGTTTCTGACCTAAATATTCCTTGGGCATTTACCTTTCTTCCAGATGGCTCAATGTTAATAAATGAAAAGGCAGGAGAACTTATTCATTTTAAAAATGGAAAGAAGATATCTATTTCTGGGTTGCCAGAAATCTACGTTCGTGGACAAGGTGGTCTATTGGATATTATTCTACATCCTAATTACAAAGACAACGGTTGGATTTATTTTTCTTACGCATCTTCAGAAGGAGAAGGTCAAGGCGGAAACACAGCAGTTGCTAGAGGAAAATTAGACAATAACAAACTAGTTAATTTAGAAGTTCTATACAAAGCCACACCAAATACTAGAAGAGGTCAACATTTTGGGTCACGCCTTGTTTTTGATAAAGATGGCTATCTATTTTTCACCATTGGAGAACGCGGCAATAGAGATGTTAACCCTCAAGACTTCACTAGAGATTGTGGAAAAGTATATCGTCTAATTGACGATGGTTCTATTCCTAATGATAACCCATTTTTTAATACACCAAATGCAAAAAAGGCTATCTATTCATATGGACATAGAAACCCTCAAGGTATGATTCTCCATCCAAAAACAGGCGATATTTGGACACATGAGCACGGACCAAAAGGTGGAGATGAAATAAACATCATCAAATCTGGGAAAAATTACGGTTGGCCAATCATTAGTTATGGCGTTAATTATAGCGGTTCAAAATTTACAGAAATTACAAAGAAAGAAGGGATGGAAGAGCCACTTCATTATTGGGATCCATCTATTGCTCCTAGTGGAATGGCGTTTATTAATAGTGATAAATATGGTGATTGGAATGGGAATCTTTTAGTAGGCTCACTAAAATTTCAGTATTTAGATATGTGCACACTTAAAAATAATAAAGTAATTAAAGAAGAACGATTACTAGATGGATCTGGCAGAGTTAGGTCTGTAGAACAAGGTCCTGACGGTTATATTTACGTGGGCATTGAAAATTTAGGAATTGTAAAATTATTAAGAAAATGA
- a CDS encoding DUF4870 domain-containing protein has product MLDNHHKNLATFIHLSTFSRFIIPFGNFIGPIVLWAANKEKSEFIDQHGKQAINFQISVLLYAIIIGTISMPFFIFKLFRGLDVIDFHGFHNFHINIGEPSPLLYIGGGLGVLAVIAFIVELALIVKASLSARDGNVYKYPLTINFLK; this is encoded by the coding sequence ATGTTAGACAATCACCACAAAAATTTAGCTACTTTTATACATCTATCAACCTTTTCAAGGTTTATTATTCCATTCGGAAATTTCATAGGTCCTATAGTACTATGGGCAGCAAATAAAGAAAAATCAGAATTTATAGATCAGCATGGTAAACAAGCAATCAATTTTCAGATTAGTGTTTTACTATATGCTATTATTATAGGAACGATAAGTATGCCATTTTTTATATTCAAATTATTTAGAGGCTTGGACGTTATTGATTTTCATGGCTTCCATAATTTTCACATTAACATCGGAGAACCTTCCCCTCTATTATATATAGGTGGTGGATTAGGTGTTTTAGCTGTAATCGCTTTTATAGTAGAACTAGCTCTAATCGTTAAAGCAAGTTTATCAGCTAGAGATGGCAATGTATATAAATATCCATTGACAATCAATTTTTTAAAATAA
- a CDS encoding TIGR00266 family protein: MEKLPDYNDRNAHEIDYRIYGEEMQYVEIELDPDEGVIAESGSFMMMDDGIKMDTIFGDGSQKDTGFFGKILGAGKRILTGESLFMTAFYNNLTGKRNVSFASPYPGKIIPIDLMEFGGKFICQKDAFLCAAKGVSVGIEFSKKLGRGLFGGEGFIMQKLEGDGMAFVHAGGTTAVKTLAAGETLRVDTGCIIGFTQSVDYDIEFVGGIRNSIFGGEGLFFARLEGPGKVYIQSLPFSRLAGRVLASVPRGGKSKGEGSILGGLGDLLDGDNRFNFFGNI; this comes from the coding sequence ATGGAAAAATTGCCAGATTATAATGATAGAAATGCGCACGAAATAGATTATCGTATTTATGGAGAAGAAATGCAATATGTAGAAATAGAACTAGATCCTGATGAAGGTGTTATTGCTGAATCTGGTAGTTTTATGATGATGGATGATGGTATAAAAATGGACACTATTTTTGGTGATGGCTCTCAGAAGGATACAGGTTTCTTTGGTAAAATACTTGGTGCAGGAAAGCGCATTCTTACAGGGGAAAGTCTTTTTATGACTGCATTTTATAATAATCTTACTGGAAAACGGAATGTTTCTTTTGCTTCTCCATATCCTGGTAAAATTATTCCAATAGACTTAATGGAGTTTGGTGGAAAATTTATTTGTCAGAAGGATGCATTTTTATGCGCAGCTAAAGGAGTTAGTGTAGGTATTGAGTTTTCTAAAAAATTAGGTAGAGGACTTTTTGGTGGTGAAGGTTTTATTATGCAAAAGCTAGAAGGTGATGGTATGGCATTTGTTCATGCTGGAGGAACTACAGCTGTAAAAACCTTGGCCGCTGGTGAAACTTTGCGTGTAGATACAGGATGTATTATAGGATTCACTCAGAGTGTCGATTATGATATAGAGTTTGTAGGAGGAATTAGAAATTCAATATTTGGAGGTGAAGGGTTGTTTTTTGCAAGACTAGAAGGTCCTGGGAAAGTCTACATTCAATCGTTGCCATTTAGCAGATTAGCTGGTAGAGTTTTAGCATCTGTACCAAGAGGTGGAAAATCTAAAGGAGAAGGAAGTATTCTTGGAGGTCTAGGTGATTTATTAGATGGAGATAACCGTTTTAATTTTTTTGGTAACATTTAG
- a CDS encoding PspC domain-containing protein — MNKTVNINLAGIFFHIDEDAYLKLSRYLEAIKRSFTDSQGRSEIISDIEARIAELFSERIQNEKQVVGVKLVDEVITIMGQPEDYIVDDEIFEDEPQPRQRQNSRPTKKLYRDTDNSYIGGVAAGLAHYFGIESIWIRLIWLLLAIGSGGTFILIYLIFWALVPEAKTTAEKLTMSGDAVNISNIEKKIKDGIDTVSENLKNVDLKKHGDKLKEGFDNVSDNISETVKSVDFQKQGNRLKSSSQTFFDSIGSIMMFFLKVFAKFIGIILIIVGISTLISLIVALFTVGLTDAVHLPGMDLLYVANAANIPIWLMSMLLFFAIGIPFFFVFYLGLKILVNNLKSIGNIAKFTLLGLWLMAIIGLVITGVKQATEHAFDAKVGTKNELNIKAGDSINLSNSKLDDYNSYRYNHNGEFRIIEDDNGRSLVSSNIKYIVKSTTDSIASLTIEKEATGRNYDRAKKRAENINYEYRLNDNSLVLDNFLKTDIENKFSEQEVRVILYLPEGTVLYRDANFSRSWRNRYSSYGNNILNNIDSGHYYKITKDNAECLDCRQEIEQEVEEIETLTEDLSSNEDKPEVSLKIDEDGVDLEVNDN; from the coding sequence ATGAATAAAACAGTCAATATAAATTTAGCAGGTATATTCTTCCACATAGATGAAGATGCATATCTTAAATTATCACGCTATCTTGAGGCTATAAAACGTTCATTTACAGACTCTCAAGGTCGTTCAGAAATTATTTCTGATATAGAAGCACGTATCGCAGAGTTATTCTCAGAGCGCATACAAAACGAAAAGCAAGTCGTTGGAGTTAAGTTAGTCGATGAAGTTATCACCATTATGGGACAACCTGAAGACTATATCGTTGATGATGAAATTTTTGAAGATGAACCACAGCCTAGACAAAGACAAAATTCTAGGCCAACAAAAAAACTTTACAGAGACACTGACAACTCATACATAGGTGGTGTTGCTGCAGGTTTAGCACATTACTTTGGTATAGAATCCATTTGGATACGTCTAATATGGCTACTATTAGCTATTGGATCTGGTGGTACATTTATTTTAATTTATCTCATTTTCTGGGCTTTAGTACCTGAGGCCAAAACTACAGCGGAAAAGCTGACCATGTCTGGTGATGCTGTAAACATCAGTAATATTGAAAAAAAAATTAAAGACGGTATTGATACGGTTTCAGAAAACCTAAAAAATGTCGATTTAAAAAAACATGGAGATAAGCTTAAAGAGGGTTTCGATAATGTCTCAGATAATATTTCTGAGACGGTAAAAAGCGTAGATTTTCAGAAACAAGGGAATCGACTAAAATCAAGTTCTCAAACGTTCTTTGATTCTATAGGAAGTATTATGATGTTCTTCCTAAAAGTTTTTGCAAAGTTTATTGGTATCATTCTTATTATTGTAGGTATTAGTACATTAATATCTTTAATCGTTGCTTTATTTACAGTAGGATTAACTGATGCAGTACATTTACCTGGTATGGATTTGTTATATGTTGCCAATGCAGCAAACATACCAATATGGCTAATGTCAATGTTATTATTCTTTGCTATTGGCATTCCATTTTTCTTTGTGTTTTACTTAGGATTAAAGATTTTAGTAAATAATCTAAAATCTATTGGAAACATAGCCAAGTTCACATTATTAGGACTTTGGTTAATGGCTATTATAGGGCTTGTAATTACTGGTGTAAAACAAGCAACAGAGCATGCATTCGACGCTAAAGTTGGAACTAAAAATGAATTAAATATAAAAGCCGGAGACTCAATAAATCTTAGCAATTCTAAATTAGATGATTACAACAGTTATCGCTACAATCATAATGGAGAATTTAGAATTATCGAAGATGATAATGGACGTAGTTTAGTCTCTTCAAACATTAAGTATATTGTTAAATCTACTACTGATTCTATAGCGTCTTTAACAATAGAAAAAGAAGCTACAGGTAGAAATTATGACAGAGCTAAAAAACGTGCTGAAAACATTAACTACGAATACAGATTAAATGACAATTCATTAGTATTAGATAACTTCTTAAAAACAGATATTGAAAATAAATTTAGTGAGCAAGAAGTGAGAGTAATCCTTTATTTACCAGAAGGAACTGTTCTCTATAGAGATGCTAACTTTTCAAGATCTTGGAGAAATAGATATAGTAGTTATGGCAATAACATTCTAAATAATATAGATAGTGGTCATTATTATAAAATAACGAAAGACAATGCAGAATGTCTAGACTGTAGACAAGAGATTGAACAAGAAGTGGAAGAAATTGAAACCTTAACAGAAGATTTGTCGTCAAATGAAGACAAGCCTGAAGTTAGCTTAAAGATAGACGAAGATGGAGTTGATTTAGAAGTTAACGACAATTGA
- a CDS encoding DUF4440 domain-containing protein, with the protein MNQSIKSLLLCSIGILMSSGIALAQVDKNSDLFKTLAAKDSILFKVGFNKYKVEKSAELMFDDLEFYHDKGGISNSKEEFVKTMKNRLCRENNPEKVYRFLVEESLEVFPMYDNGKLYGALQNGKHFFSPNEFMNFEKTDNYALFSHLWIIEDDEWKLKRVISYNHISKAVENTVETVTVSKDTLESYTGTYSAKTVKVTISIKEDNLLLTSGEMITELKALTETLFAHPQAPLTFEFVRNDEENVNKILVRENDKIVEEVKKQ; encoded by the coding sequence ATGAACCAATCAATCAAATCACTTTTGCTGTGCAGTATCGGAATCTTAATGAGCTCTGGTATTGCATTAGCGCAAGTGGACAAAAACTCTGACCTTTTTAAAACACTTGCAGCAAAAGACAGTATTCTTTTTAAAGTAGGTTTCAATAAATATAAAGTTGAAAAAAGCGCAGAATTAATGTTTGACGACCTTGAGTTTTATCACGATAAGGGCGGAATTTCAAACTCTAAAGAAGAATTTGTAAAGACCATGAAGAATAGACTTTGCAGAGAAAACAATCCTGAAAAGGTTTACAGATTTCTTGTTGAAGAAAGCTTAGAAGTATTTCCTATGTATGATAATGGAAAACTCTATGGCGCATTACAAAATGGCAAGCATTTCTTTTCTCCTAATGAATTTATGAATTTCGAAAAAACAGATAATTACGCTTTGTTTTCGCACCTCTGGATTATTGAAGATGATGAATGGAAACTAAAAAGAGTAATTAGTTATAACCATATATCAAAAGCAGTAGAAAATACTGTTGAAACAGTCACTGTATCAAAAGACACATTAGAATCTTATACAGGTACTTATTCAGCAAAAACAGTAAAAGTTACAATATCAATAAAAGAGGATAACTTATTACTTACATCTGGAGAAATGATTACAGAACTAAAGGCATTAACAGAAACGTTATTTGCACATCCACAGGCTCCACTAACCTTTGAGTTTGTTAGAAATGATGAAGAAAATGTAAACAAAATTCTAGTAAGAGAAAATGACAAAATCGTAGAAGAAGTTAAAAAACAATAA
- a CDS encoding PadR family transcriptional regulator, with translation MKIENTKAQMRKGVLEYCILSILRDDDAYVAEILGTLKDAKMLVVEGTIYPLLTRLKNAGLLNYRWEESTSGPPRKYYGLTETGKLFLKELNSTWSDLQNAVNLVTSTKTTKK, from the coding sequence ATGAAGATAGAAAACACAAAAGCACAAATGCGTAAAGGTGTTCTAGAATATTGCATTTTATCAATTCTAAGAGATGATGATGCGTATGTTGCAGAAATTTTAGGCACACTAAAAGACGCAAAAATGCTTGTTGTAGAAGGAACTATATATCCACTATTAACAAGATTAAAGAATGCTGGATTACTCAATTACCGTTGGGAAGAATCCACTTCCGGACCACCCAGAAAATATTATGGTCTTACCGAAACAGGAAAGCTGTTTCTAAAAGAACTAAACTCCACTTGGAGCGACTTACAAAATGCAGTTAATTTAGTAACAAGTACAAAAACAACAAAGAAATGA
- the trxB gene encoding thioredoxin-disulfide reductase: MSDTIEKVKCLIIGSGPAGYTAAIYASRANMFPVLYQGTQPGGQLTTTNDVENFPGYPDGITGPEMMMQLQKQAERFGTDVRHGWITKVDFSGDIHKVWVNDEKEIHASTIIISTGASAKYLGLPSEQKYLELGGGVSACAVCDGFFYRNQEVVIVGAGDSAAEEAHYLSKLCKKVTMLVRRDEFRASKIMANRVKNTDNIEILFNTETDEVLGDGQVVTGVRAFNNQTNEKFDISATGFFVAIGHKPNTDIFKDYLNLDETGYIINVVPGTSKTNVEGVFVSGDAADHVYRQAITAAGTGCMAALDAERYLAAKDADFEVATPTYN; the protein is encoded by the coding sequence ATGTCTGATACAATTGAAAAGGTAAAATGCTTAATAATAGGTTCTGGACCTGCTGGATATACAGCTGCTATTTATGCGTCTAGGGCTAATATGTTTCCTGTTTTATATCAAGGAACTCAACCTGGAGGTCAATTAACAACAACTAATGATGTTGAGAACTTCCCAGGATATCCAGATGGTATTACTGGACCAGAAATGATGATGCAGTTACAAAAACAAGCTGAACGTTTTGGAACTGATGTACGTCATGGTTGGATAACTAAGGTAGATTTTTCTGGAGATATTCATAAAGTATGGGTGAATGATGAGAAGGAAATACATGCTTCAACAATTATTATTTCAACAGGAGCCTCAGCTAAGTACTTAGGTTTACCGTCTGAACAAAAGTATTTAGAGCTAGGTGGAGGAGTATCTGCTTGTGCTGTATGTGATGGCTTCTTTTACAGAAACCAAGAGGTTGTGATTGTAGGTGCTGGTGATTCTGCTGCTGAGGAAGCTCATTATTTATCAAAGTTATGTAAGAAAGTAACAATGTTAGTGAGACGTGATGAATTTAGAGCATCTAAAATCATGGCAAATCGTGTAAAGAATACTGATAATATAGAAATACTGTTTAATACTGAAACTGATGAGGTTTTAGGTGATGGTCAAGTCGTTACTGGTGTCCGAGCGTTTAATAATCAAACTAATGAAAAGTTTGATATTTCTGCAACAGGATTTTTTGTAGCTATTGGTCACAAACCTAATACAGATATCTTTAAAGATTATTTAAATCTTGATGAAACAGGCTACATTATAAATGTAGTTCCTGGAACAAGTAAAACAAATGTAGAAGGAGTTTTTGTTAGTGGTGATGCTGCAGACCATGTATATAGACAAGCTATTACAGCTGCTGGTACAGGTTGTATGGCTGCTTTAGATGCTGAACGTTATTTGGCAGCTAAGGATGCGGATTTTGAGGTGGCTACACCAACTTATAACTAA
- a CDS encoding LysR substrate-binding domain-containing protein, with protein sequence MTITQLKYALAIAEHKNFTKAAEKCFVTQPTLSTQIQKLEDELDIIIFDRGKKPIEVTDVGRKIIFQARNIVNEADRIQDIVDQQKGFIGGEFRLGIIPTVMPTLLPMFLNNFIKKYPKVKLKIEELTTEEIITRISDGHLDAAIASTPLESDNIKERVLYYEPFVAYVPNNHRLRDKKTIEVADLDIEDMLLLEDGHCFRDGVINLCKAFKNQTDDNFQLESGSIETLIKLSNEGMGMTLLPYLHTLDIREKLNPNLRHFTEPSPAREVSIIYHKSELKMQIIDAMHDVISGIIRGAIAFQNVEIVSPLSK encoded by the coding sequence ATGACTATTACACAATTAAAATATGCTTTAGCTATAGCAGAACATAAAAATTTCACAAAAGCAGCAGAAAAGTGTTTTGTAACCCAGCCGACTTTAAGTACTCAAATTCAGAAACTTGAAGATGAATTAGATATCATAATTTTTGATCGCGGAAAAAAACCTATCGAAGTCACTGATGTAGGTAGAAAAATTATTTTTCAAGCGCGTAATATTGTAAACGAAGCCGATCGCATTCAAGATATTGTAGACCAACAAAAAGGATTTATCGGTGGTGAGTTTAGATTAGGAATTATCCCAACGGTGATGCCTACGCTCTTACCAATGTTTTTAAATAATTTTATTAAGAAATATCCAAAAGTAAAACTTAAAATAGAAGAGTTAACCACTGAAGAAATAATAACACGTATTAGCGATGGTCATTTAGATGCTGCCATAGCATCTACGCCTTTAGAAAGTGATAATATAAAAGAGCGTGTTTTGTATTATGAGCCTTTCGTAGCTTATGTACCAAATAACCACAGACTAAGAGATAAAAAAACCATTGAAGTTGCAGATTTAGACATTGAAGATATGCTACTCTTAGAAGATGGTCATTGCTTTAGAGATGGAGTGATTAATTTATGTAAAGCCTTTAAGAATCAAACAGACGACAATTTTCAACTAGAAAGCGGAAGTATTGAAACTTTAATTAAATTATCTAATGAAGGTATGGGAATGACGCTTCTTCCTTATTTACATACTTTAGATATCAGAGAAAAGCTCAATCCGAATCTTAGACATTTCACAGAACCATCACCAGCAAGAGAAGTGAGTATTATTTATCACAAAAGTGAATTAAAAATGCAGATTATAGATGCCATGCACGATGTTATATCAGGTATTATTCGTGGTGCAATTGCATTTCAAAATGTCGAGATTGTAAGTCCTTTGTCAAAATAA